Proteins from one Suncus etruscus isolate mSunEtr1 chromosome 3, mSunEtr1.pri.cur, whole genome shotgun sequence genomic window:
- the SRSF5 gene encoding serine/arginine-rich splicing factor 5 isoform X2, whose amino-acid sequence MSGCRVFIGRLNPAAREKDVERFFKGYGRIRDIDLKRGFGFVEFEDPRDADDAVYELDGKELCSERVTIEHARARSRGGRGRGRYSDRFSSRRPRNDRRNAPPVRTENRLIVENLSSRVSWQDLKDFMRQAGEVTFADAHRPKLNEGVVEFASYGDLKNAIEKLSGKEINGRKIKLIEGSKRHRSRSRSRSRTRSSSRSRSRSRSRSRKSYSRSRSRSRSRSKSRSVSRSPVPEKSQKRGSSSRSKSPASVDRQRSRSRSRSRSRSVDSGN is encoded by the exons ATGAGTGGCTGTCGAGTGTTCATTGGGAGGTTAAATCCAGCGGCCCGGGAGAAAGACGTGGAGCGCTTCTTCAAGGGCTACGGCCGAATCAGAGATATTGACCTGAAAAGAGGCTTTGGCTTTGTG GAATTTGAGGATCCCAGGGATGCAGATGATGCCGTATATGAACTTGATGGAAAAGAACTCTGCAGTGAAAG GGTTACTATTGAGCATGCTAGGGCTCGATCTCGAGGTGGACGAGGTAGAGGACGCTACTCTGACCGTTTTAGTAGTCGCAGACCTCGAAATGATAGACG AAATGCTCCACCTGTAAGAACAGAAAACCGACTTATAGTTGAAAATTTATCTTCAAGAGTCAGCTGGCAG GATCTTAAAGATTTTATGAGACAAGCTGGGGAAGTAACCTTTGCGGATGCACATCGACCTAAATTAAATGAAGG GGTGGTTGAGTTTGCCTCTTACGGTGACTTAAAGAATGCTATTGAAAAGCTCTctggaaaggaaataaatgggagaaaaataaaattaatcgaAGGCAGCAAAAGGCACAG GTCAAGAAGCAGGTCTCGTTCTCGGACCAGAAGCTCCTCTAGGTCTCGTAGCCGATCTCGCTCCCGGAGTCGCAAGTCTTACAGCAGGTCCAGGAGcaggagccggagccggagcaaGTCCCGTTCTGTTAGTAGGTCTCCTGTGCCTGAGAAGAGCCAGAAACGTGGTTCTTCAAGTAGATCTAAATCTCCAGCATCTGTGGATCGCCAGAGGTCCCGGTCCAGGTCCAGGTCAAGGTCCAGATCAGTTGACAGTGGCAATTAA
- the SRSF5 gene encoding serine/arginine-rich splicing factor 5 isoform X1 codes for MSGCRVFIGRLNPAAREKDVERFFKGYGRIRDIDLKRGFGFVEFEDPRDADDAVYELDGKELCSERVTIEHARARSRGGRGRGRYSDRFSSRRPRNDRRNAPPVRTENRLIVENLSSRVSWQDLKDFMRQAGEVTFADAHRPKLNEGVVEFASYGDLKNAIEKLSGKEINGRKIKLIEGSKRHSRSRSRSRSRTRSSSRSRSRSRSRSRKSYSRSRSRSRSRSKSRSVSRSPVPEKSQKRGSSSRSKSPASVDRQRSRSRSRSRSRSVDSGN; via the exons ATGAGTGGCTGTCGAGTGTTCATTGGGAGGTTAAATCCAGCGGCCCGGGAGAAAGACGTGGAGCGCTTCTTCAAGGGCTACGGCCGAATCAGAGATATTGACCTGAAAAGAGGCTTTGGCTTTGTG GAATTTGAGGATCCCAGGGATGCAGATGATGCCGTATATGAACTTGATGGAAAAGAACTCTGCAGTGAAAG GGTTACTATTGAGCATGCTAGGGCTCGATCTCGAGGTGGACGAGGTAGAGGACGCTACTCTGACCGTTTTAGTAGTCGCAGACCTCGAAATGATAGACG AAATGCTCCACCTGTAAGAACAGAAAACCGACTTATAGTTGAAAATTTATCTTCAAGAGTCAGCTGGCAG GATCTTAAAGATTTTATGAGACAAGCTGGGGAAGTAACCTTTGCGGATGCACATCGACCTAAATTAAATGAAGG GGTGGTTGAGTTTGCCTCTTACGGTGACTTAAAGAATGCTATTGAAAAGCTCTctggaaaggaaataaatgggagaaaaataaaattaatcgaAGGCAGCAAAAGGCACAG TAGGTCAAGAAGCAGGTCTCGTTCTCGGACCAGAAGCTCCTCTAGGTCTCGTAGCCGATCTCGCTCCCGGAGTCGCAAGTCTTACAGCAGGTCCAGGAGcaggagccggagccggagcaaGTCCCGTTCTGTTAGTAGGTCTCCTGTGCCTGAGAAGAGCCAGAAACGTGGTTCTTCAAGTAGATCTAAATCTCCAGCATCTGTGGATCGCCAGAGGTCCCGGTCCAGGTCCAGGTCAAGGTCCAGATCAGTTGACAGTGGCAATTAA